The Toxorhynchites rutilus septentrionalis strain SRP chromosome 3, ASM2978413v1, whole genome shotgun sequence genome includes a region encoding these proteins:
- the LOC129773009 gene encoding probable cyclin-dependent serine/threonine-protein kinase DDB_G0292550 yields the protein MASILEIIKTTSSIVPQFDGNIDKLKAFADALNLVKTFETPENKATIINVILTKLEGRARNAFTETPTSVSEISKILKAKITTSPPEQVLAKMANLKQNGGIEQFCLDLEKLVFSLETAYTAKEIPPQVAKSMANKEGVKHLAGGLKNEKTSLIIRAGNFNSYSDAMTKALEENLNNASASVFAYSQTNRNANRFNNNVDTHYNNYRRRPNDFHNRGRNQNNFNRNNFNQNNFQNQPRNNYNRFGQQNQVRDQFSNINPQRNNNNNNRRNTNFNRPQQYIRLTGNESQPTDALQSEPALTLEENKHYGDQH from the coding sequence atggCTAGCATACTCGAAATAATCAAGACTACATCGTCTATAGTTCCGCAATTCGACGGAAACATAGACAAACTGAAAGCCTTCGCTGACGCTTTAAACTtggtgaaaacatttgaaacaccGGAAAACAAAGCAACCATAATTAACGTCATACTAACCAAACTAGAGGGACGGGCGAGAAATGCATTCACTGAAACACCGACATCGGTGAGCGagataagcaaaattttaaaagcTAAAATAACGACCAGCCCACCGGAACAAGTTCTAGCTAAAATGGCTAACTTAAAACAAAACGGTGGAATCGAACAATTTTGCCTGGATTTAGAAAAATTGGTGTTCAGTTTGGAAACAGCGTACACCGCTAAAGAAATTCCGCCCCAAGTTGCCAAATCTATGGCAAACAAAGAAGGCGTCAAACATTTAGCCGGAgggttaaaaaacgaaaaaacctcgCTCATCATAAGAGCAGGGAATTTCAATTCATACTCCGACGCGATGACTAAAGCGTTGGAGGAAAACTTAAATAATGCGAGCGCATCAGTATTTGCATACTCGCAAACCAACAGAAACGCCAACCGTTTCAACAACAACGTTGACACACATTATAATAATTACAGGCGCAGGCCAAACGACTTCCATAACCGCGGTAGAAACCAAAACAATTTCAACCGCaacaatttcaaccaaaataatttccaaaaCCAACCGCGTAATAACTATAACCGTTTTGGCCAGCAAAACCAAGTTCGAGACCAATTCTCAAACATAAACCCACAgcgaaataacaacaacaacaataggcggaatacaaattttaaccGCCCTCAGCAATACATCCGCCTAACGGGAAACGAGTCACAACCGACGGACGCCCTCCAGTCCGAACCGGCATTGACATTGGAGGAAAACAAACATTACGGAGACCaacattaa